One Sodalinema gerasimenkoae IPPAS B-353 DNA segment encodes these proteins:
- a CDS encoding GAF domain-containing sensor histidine kinase: MTDLAPTPNSLTALRDGGVLDRNSRVVFQTAVETVAHALDLPIAWIWLLDHRDQKIEVQRLNEEDASLSLTGFNRDNKPSLFCTQVVETQQPLRVRDAARHPDFANQPLVQEDGVRAYLGVPLMTRTGDCLGTLAVMDTAPRSFGVQEVTLVELAAGLAMVQLESPSAPGLAPEPRSFPQEHQEPELSASAIQTQLLDRFLQDLRTPLTSVMGMTSVLNREIYGPLRPKQKEYLDIIHNSGQYMLAMVEEILLLRELRDFDSSQSMASVDLHMLCQQVLKILEPLASRREQRLLLSIEEGDRLWTLDKAKFQQLLYHLVAHLIQVSDLGASLHLQVRRHSPNQVEVSLATSDSPGRENLPQSELERFGLLSTTATPSNLAASSQREVSLFGKLQAKPMQADDPDLGLFFACQLVHVQDGTLTIRGSATQGYRYVVALGDRRDPHD, from the coding sequence ATGACCGATCTGGCCCCGACCCCCAATTCCCTAACCGCACTCCGTGATGGCGGTGTTCTTGACCGCAACTCGAGGGTAGTATTTCAGACTGCTGTAGAGACTGTTGCCCATGCTCTGGATCTCCCCATTGCCTGGATCTGGCTGCTCGACCATCGAGATCAAAAAATCGAGGTACAACGACTCAACGAGGAAGACGCCAGTCTCTCCTTGACGGGATTTAATCGGGATAACAAGCCGTCGTTGTTTTGTACCCAAGTTGTGGAAACTCAACAACCTCTGAGGGTTCGTGACGCCGCTCGTCACCCCGACTTCGCAAATCAACCTCTGGTTCAAGAGGATGGGGTGCGAGCCTATTTGGGGGTCCCCTTGATGACTCGGACTGGCGATTGTCTAGGAACCTTAGCCGTTATGGATACGGCCCCACGCTCCTTCGGCGTGCAGGAGGTAACCCTTGTTGAACTGGCGGCTGGGTTAGCTATGGTTCAGTTAGAATCTCCCTCAGCCCCGGGGTTGGCTCCTGAACCGAGGTCCTTTCCTCAGGAGCATCAGGAACCGGAACTATCCGCCTCAGCCATTCAAACTCAACTGCTGGATCGCTTTTTACAAGACTTGCGCACCCCCTTAACCTCCGTGATGGGGATGACCAGTGTGCTAAATCGGGAAATTTATGGCCCCTTGCGGCCCAAACAAAAGGAATATCTCGACATCATCCATAATAGCGGCCAGTATATGTTGGCGATGGTCGAAGAAATTCTGCTGTTACGGGAGTTGCGGGACTTCGATTCGAGTCAGTCCATGGCTTCTGTTGATTTGCATATGCTCTGTCAACAGGTGCTGAAAATTCTCGAACCCCTGGCGAGTCGGCGGGAACAACGGTTACTGCTGTCGATTGAAGAGGGCGATCGCCTCTGGACCCTGGATAAGGCCAAGTTTCAGCAACTGCTGTATCATCTCGTGGCACATCTGATTCAGGTCAGTGATCTCGGGGCGAGCTTACATCTCCAGGTTCGACGCCATTCCCCCAACCAGGTCGAGGTATCCTTAGCCACTTCCGACTCCCCCGGCCGGGAAAATCTTCCTCAAAGTGAATTAGAGCGATTTGGACTCCTATCCACCACGGCCACGCCCTCCAACTTGGCCGCGTCATCCCAACGGGAGGTCAGTCTGTTTGGTAAACTGCAAGCGAAGCCTATGCAGGCCGATGACCCAGATTTAGGGTTGTTCTTTGCCTGTCAACTGGTTCATGTCCAGGACGGAACCTTGACCATTCGAGGCTCGGCAACACAAGGCTATCGCTATGTTGTTGCCTTGGGCGATCGCCGTGATCCCCATGACTAA
- a CDS encoding HEAT repeat domain-containing protein, producing the protein MYNDDLGTIDSENNLESPLDQLGAADADDAARPDPEAMLPLLDAAETPQRMLAARAFCEIHDERAIPKLIALLEDACPLVRVSASYALGRNTHPDAVDPLIARLEDWNGYVRKGVVWALGNCGDRRALDPLLEALRTDIPAVRLWAASSLGQLAKVGYDTIVGAVPPLIEALRQDKVSAVRSNCAWALGQICRELPSNVVYAGAIDSLLEALQEDEDMGVQEDARSSLLRVGDPRGLQAIEDLERDGWI; encoded by the coding sequence ATGTATAACGACGACCTCGGCACGATTGATAGTGAGAATAATCTTGAGAGTCCTCTGGATCAGTTGGGGGCGGCTGATGCCGATGATGCCGCTCGCCCGGATCCCGAGGCCATGTTGCCCTTGCTAGATGCAGCGGAGACGCCACAACGGATGTTGGCGGCCCGGGCCTTCTGTGAAATTCATGATGAACGAGCAATCCCGAAGTTGATTGCTTTGCTTGAAGATGCTTGTCCTCTGGTGCGTGTGAGCGCGTCCTATGCCTTGGGACGGAATACTCACCCTGATGCGGTTGACCCCCTCATTGCCCGCCTGGAGGATTGGAATGGCTATGTTCGTAAGGGGGTGGTCTGGGCCCTCGGCAACTGTGGCGATCGCCGGGCCCTCGACCCCTTGCTCGAAGCCCTACGCACGGATATTCCGGCGGTTCGTCTCTGGGCCGCCAGTTCCCTGGGACAGTTGGCGAAGGTGGGCTATGACACCATTGTCGGTGCTGTCCCGCCCTTGATTGAAGCCCTGCGCCAAGATAAGGTCTCGGCGGTTCGCAGTAATTGTGCTTGGGCCCTGGGACAGATTTGTCGTGAGTTACCCTCTAATGTGGTCTATGCGGGGGCGATCGATTCTCTCTTAGAAGCCCTACAAGAGGATGAGGATATGGGGGTTCAAGAAGATGCTCGCTCCTCCCTGTTGCGGGTAGGAGATCCCAGAGGCTTACAGGCGATCGAAGATTTGGAACGGGATGGCTGGATTTAG
- a CDS encoding carbohydrate ABC transporter permease produces the protein MTDPALKPRLTPYLFLLPAGILLILTVFLPAAQAFLLSFARYEYDLTELPQWVGLANFQRLWQDAIFWQTLRQTLLYLVCVVPLLVSLPLLLAILVNRKLRGIAGFRAAYYTPVIVSMVVAGLAWKYLYGETGLFNQLLAGVGLTGIPWLTSPHLALFSVMAVTVWKGLGYYMVIYLAGLQGIPAELYEAAALDGSDGWRKHWDITVPLMRPYLLLVGTISALSAMKVFEEVYVMTQGGPRNRSKTIVYYLYEQAFDRLEIGYACAIGLVLFLVVLGFSLVNLKLSRRHP, from the coding sequence ATGACCGACCCTGCCCTTAAACCGCGCCTGACTCCCTATCTCTTTCTACTTCCCGCCGGAATCCTCCTCATTTTAACGGTGTTTTTGCCGGCAGCCCAGGCCTTCCTACTCAGTTTCGCTCGCTATGAGTATGATTTAACCGAACTCCCCCAATGGGTAGGCCTGGCAAACTTTCAGCGACTCTGGCAAGATGCCATTTTCTGGCAAACCCTACGGCAGACCCTATTATACTTAGTCTGCGTCGTGCCGCTGCTCGTGAGTCTGCCCCTACTGCTGGCGATTCTGGTCAACCGTAAGCTGCGAGGAATCGCGGGGTTTCGTGCCGCCTATTACACCCCAGTCATTGTCTCAATGGTGGTGGCGGGGTTGGCTTGGAAATATCTTTACGGGGAGACGGGATTATTCAATCAACTCTTAGCAGGAGTTGGACTGACGGGGATTCCCTGGCTCACCAGTCCGCACCTGGCCCTGTTCAGTGTCATGGCGGTTACCGTTTGGAAGGGCCTGGGCTATTACATGGTGATTTACCTGGCCGGCTTACAAGGGATCCCCGCCGAACTCTATGAGGCGGCAGCCTTAGATGGGTCCGATGGCTGGCGGAAACATTGGGATATCACCGTTCCCCTAATGCGTCCCTATCTGCTGTTAGTGGGGACGATTTCCGCGTTATCGGCGATGAAAGTCTTTGAAGAGGTCTATGTCATGACCCAGGGGGGGCCACGCAACCGCTCGAAAACGATTGTCTATTATCTCTATGAACAGGCCTTTGATCGCCTAGAAATTGGCTATGCTTGTGCCATTGGCTTAGTCCTGTTCCTGGTGGTGTTGGGGTTTTCCCTCGTCAACCTCAAACTCAGCCGCCGCCACCCCTAA